The segment CATCGTAGTGTCTGCCTTCTAAGGTTTCTGTGACGAAGTAGGGAACAGTTTGCTGAGAGTCGATCTTTTTAATTGAGGCATGTCCTGTGAGGTGAAATACATCAAAGTGATGTTCTGGGAATAGCAGCCAGAGTCTTTTGAGTTCTCCAATGCAGCCGCTTTCTTCTACTCTGAGATCGAGCGGAATTCCTTTCGTGTTTTCAAGAATTAGGGCTTCTTCGCGTTCAAATTGTAGGATGGGTTCCAGGGGAGGTTCTGGCGAAGTTGCCATAAACATCACTTGCAAAGGTCGTGTTTGAGGCGATCGAGCTTTAATTTTCTGCCGTGTCCAGCGTACGGGTACGATTTTGGGACGGACGCGATCGATGAGATATTGCTGACCATTGTGCAGGACTTCCCAGGGTAAATGAGACAGTCGCGCACCGCTATCAATGGCGAGGATGAGTCCATCTTCCTGACAGTTGTCAATGCTGCCAGTGAGATGTCTACTTGCGCCGTCTAACCATGCAAAGAGCTTTTTACCAATCTGAACCGGATCGGGCAAGACTGAAACATAGAAATCTTGTTCGCTCTGGTCGATCAGCGTTTGGATGTCGGAGAGTCTGAGCCGTTGAGTCTCGTAAATCTGATGCGAATCGGCGTTGTAGTAGCGGAGTTCGATAGTTTGCTCACCGGAGGGGCGAAGCTCAATGTATAGGGTGTGCATGTTATTGGTTCAAGCAACTTTCCAGAACTTTTTGAATCTGCTCAGCGGATGCGTTTTCTAACAGAAGTCGCTGACTTCCACAGACAATCACAACTTTGTCGATCGTGGTTCCTGATTTTCCTTGCTTGTATTCTTTGTACCATTTACGAATTTGCTCAGCGATCGCGACTGTGCCTCCGACGATCGCGATGACGCTGGCAATCACTGCGATCGTGCCTTCTTTTCTGGCAGTGTCGTCTGTTGTCCAGCTTCCCTGAATTCCATCAAGTGAGACTAGCTCTTGTGCGGCGAGAACTGCATCTTGTCCTTCGATCGCAAACTGAATCGTCGCCATATGAGTTACCTGAATTTGTTTATGTTCTTTGTAGCAAATAAAACAGCAATGCAGCGTTCTGTAATATTGTTTTAGTGTTTTTCTCGCTTCGTTTCAGTGGGGTTCACCCCTAGCGCGATCGCCGATCAATTCATTCGTGTGTATACGGTAGTCTGTTAAGTAGACTGTTCTTTCAGTTGAGTTGAGTTCGTCAGATCTTTTGTCTTGTTTGAAGTAGGTGAAGCTGGATTAGCCTCTTGCCGAGCCTGGACGATCGCTTTGATTTCCCCCTTGATTTCCAGTTCGCGATCGCGAAGTTCACCTGCTCGATCGAAGTTTTTATCTCGAACGGCTGCATCTTTAGCTTCGAGGACTTGACCCAGTTCACGAGAAACAGACGGCAGTTGAAACAGTTCCTCTAGTCGATCTTGAATTCGGAGTTCTCTTCGATGTGATAGTTTTGCTGCATCAAAATTTTGAGTGCTAATGGCTGCTAGTTTATCTTTGAGGACTTGATCTAATTTCAGCTTCAATTCAGCTGGATCACGAGCCATCTCAATCTCAGCATCGATCGAACTCGCTTCTTCAGCTACCTCCCCTATCATGCCTAGAGCCAGAAATCTAATCTTATTAAGATTGACCCCTAAATTCTCCAACACTCTAGCAGCAACCCCTTCACCTTCTCGAACCAAGCCTAACAGTAAATGTTCTGTCCCAATGTAGTTGTGCTCCAGGTTACGAGCTTCTTCTAGTGAGAGTTCCAAAACTTTCTTAGCACGTGGCGTGAAGGGAATCTCTGTCGCGACATGTCCAGAGCCTCGACCAATGATCTTTTCAACTTCAATTCGTGCATCTTTGAGATTTACGCCGTGTGATTTCAAACTCTTAGCAGCAACCCCTGTGCCTTCTCCAATCAATCCTAAAAGAATCTGCTCAGTCCCGACAAAGTTGTGCCCTAGACGACGAGATTCTTCTTGAGCCAGCATGATGCATTTAATTGATTTTTCTGTAAATCGCTCAAACATACTCAACTCACCTCCTGATTGTTACTCTGATACACTTGACATCCACTTTCAATCTGCAGAGCGCCTGCTGCGTTTCCTGCCAAATTGCAATTCTCGATTCTTCCTCTCCCGCGATCGCTGACCCAAACTGCATAGTCTCCATTCGAGTTGATGCTGCATCTTTGAATCGTTGAGTTACTGCCTGCGGTTTTGATTCCAGTCTGAGCATTGTTAAAAATAGTGCAGGATTCTACTTTGCCAAGTCCACGATTCCAAATCAACACCCCAGAAGCTTTCCCATCATAGATTTGACAATTTTGCAGCGTCGGATCGCCTTCTGAATGGATTTCTACACCCGCATAGGAATTCGCAAAAATATCACAAGCGATCAAAGTTCCACTGCCGCGATTCCAGACAAACACACCGCCTTTTTGTCCCTGGTAGATCTTGCAGCGTTGCAAAATCGGATCACTCGCTTCCACAATCTCAACTCCAGCACTCGCATTCGCATAAATGCTGCAATCTTCGATCGTTCCCTGCCCTTCTTCATAGACAAAAATGCCGCCTTGCTGCCCATCGTGAATTTTGCAGTTTCGCACTTGCGGTTCGCTCTGAGCACGAATCGAAATGCCCGCTAAAACATTACCGAAAATATCACACTTCTCAATCTCGCCCTTGCCCCCCTGAGTCACGTAGATTCCACTCGCTAAATTTTCAGAAATCGTACAGCGTCGAATCACGGGCTGACTCTTGTCCTGAATCTGAATTCCCGCCTGTCGGTTCCGAGAAATTGTGCAGCGATCGAACAGTCCAGTTCCCTGTTCATAGACCCAGATTCCACTCTGAAAATTATTGCGGAGTTCGCACTGCTGCGCAGTCGGATTTCCACCTTGATAGACTGCAATTCCTTGATAAAAATTGTTCGAGATGTCGCAGTTCTTTAAAGTTCCATGACCTCCGCATACTAAGACTCCACTTGCTTTCCCCTGTTGAATCCGGCAGTTCTGAATTGTCGGATCTCCACCCGTGCGAATTTCTACTCCTGCGAGACGATTGCCAGAAATTGTGCAGTTTTCTAATGTTCCTTTGCCGCGATCGCACACTAAAACGCCACCTGCTTGACCCTCCTGAATTTTGCAGTTACGAATGATCGGATCAGCCGCTTGTTGAATCTCAATTCCAACGCCCAAATGATTGACAATCTCACAGTCTTCTAAAAGCCCTTGGGCACTCTCCCAAAACAGCACGCCTCCTGATTGCCCATCATAGATGCGACAGTTCCGCAGCACGGCTTTTGT is part of the Leptolyngbya boryana PCC 6306 genome and harbors:
- a CDS encoding Clp protease N-terminal domain-containing protein, giving the protein MFERFTEKSIKCIMLAQEESRRLGHNFVGTEQILLGLIGEGTGVAAKSLKSHGVNLKDARIEVEKIIGRGSGHVATEIPFTPRAKKVLELSLEEARNLEHNYIGTEHLLLGLVREGEGVAARVLENLGVNLNKIRFLALGMIGEVAEEASSIDAEIEMARDPAELKLKLDQVLKDKLAAISTQNFDAAKLSHRRELRIQDRLEELFQLPSVSRELGQVLEAKDAAVRDKNFDRAGELRDRELEIKGEIKAIVQARQEANPASPTSNKTKDLTNSTQLKEQST